Genomic DNA from Setaria italica strain Yugu1 chromosome V, Setaria_italica_v2.0, whole genome shotgun sequence:
TATATAACAAACAGTGAGGTGTAAAACATTAGAGGTCAGGTCACTTGAACAATTTCACTCATGCTCAACAATGCACCACAGTGATACATGCAAATTACTGAATTAATCTACAAATTCACGATTACTCTGTAAAATGTGAAGAGACCAGGCAAGTCATTAAGTTTATTGTGAATGTGAAGTACCTCAAGCTGTATTCGCTTTTTTGCCAGTAAGAATGCGAGATATCTGGAGGCCCCTGCTGAATCCTTCATTGAAAAGTACCCTTGTCTGCATTTCTTGAAATCCCGGCAACCAGGACAGCAACGCAACTGGCGCCATAACGAACACCCCAAGCAGTATCTCATATAGACGTGCCACAGAAATAACACTGTTCCACACTACAGTGGATTCAATGAATGGCCGAATCACTTGAGCAATTGAAATCAAGCCCCAACCAGTAGGAATAAATGCCAAAAGACTAGTGAAGATGTCAAcaatttcaaattttgtgaaCTTCAGAAATAGTATCAGCACTAGCACCGCCAGAATGATGACCGCAGTTTGGACAACCCGGTAGTAAAGGTGCTGCTTTGCAGCATACTTGTCTCGAGTATAGGACATTAGGACAAATACACCAAAAATCACAGCCACACATATCCAGGAAAGCAGATAAACAGCAATACTTCTGCTATCATTTGCTATCTTCAGCTGGTATACAACTCCATACTGGAAAAAGAAGTACCTGAGATCCAACAGTATTTCCAAAATCTTCCCCCAAAGACCAGTGGTCCGTAGATGATCTTGCTCCTCAAACCACCACACTTCCCAGCTCTGATCAGGCTTAGAAAAGAGACTACCAGGATACCAGATCCAGTTCATGAAATCATCAAAATCATACACTGTTTTCAACCAATCAAAACCCAATGGGTTAAAAGCAAATGGAGCCATAATCCATGATACCACCAGAAACCAGCTAGATATATTCATGACTATGTAAACAAGTGTATTCCTGGCAATAACACTGTGAGCAGCATACACAGTCAATATTATTCCAAGTTCTATTGCCTTTATAAAGTGGCTCCTAGCATAAAGCCTGTAATTTTCAGCAAAACTCTTGTGTTGCACAACAAAACCACGACCAGTAGCACGGTACTTTGCCCCACCGTGAAGTATTGTCCGGCCATAGTAATGGCTCTTAGTTCCCATGGAAAATGTGTAGAACAGAGATGAAAAATTCATTTGCATTGTGAAAAAATCCCAGATAGCAGGTAGGAAACCTTGTTCAAGAGAGTTTTCTATAATCATTGGCAAGGCAGTGAAGAGGCCAATCTGTATGATGAATTGCTGATTAAGCACAGTACCCAGGGCTTTGTTGTTGGTTGAATTAGCACTACCCTGAATACCAGCCTCAAGACCACTGAGAGCTAGATACAATCGTCCCCAAACAAATGTGTAAACTGTCAAGACCACCAGCATTGTGTTGAAGTAGAACCCTACTGTTGTATAAAACACAGAGAGCATCCGGAAGAAGTCCAGTCTATGACCAAGCCTGTAGACATCCCTACTAAGGGTCTGCTCACCATTGCCACTGGAAACCTTTGCTTCAAACATTGATATCTGATTGAGGCCAACATCACGACCCTTACCAACCTGAATATACTCATGGTGACTAACATTGCCACCACGCAGGGTACAGTTGAAACCAGCGAATATGTCCTCGCTGATATTGATCACTCTTGATGCCTTACTTAAGCCACCCCGAGTCAAAAACCAAAGGCGGTCAAATACATCAGGATGCCCATAATGCATCCGAACCTTCAATGGATTAGCTAGGACCCGCTGGCCAAGGGTAACAAAGCTTGTCTCCTGTGCAGACATGAACCAAGCAAGTGAAGAGACAGATCCAGTGAAAACATGTTCCCGAACTCCCAGAAGTGTTGGTTTTCTGCTCCCATGATAATAATCGTACTGCTCTAACAGGTTACGCATTTTAAGGGCCTCCTCAAAGTAATTATCCTGGTTCATGTCAATCGTTTGAACTGCATCACCTCTTGTGAATATAATAGCATGATTCTGGTTTTCAGGTTTTCCTTCCCCAAGCTTAAGTGGACCCGGTAATCTAATCCGGTATATCTCAACCTCCCTCTGTAAACCCTGGTCAAACTTCACCAGGACAGAATAGTATTGAGTATAGCCCTGGTGATGGACCTCATCAACATAAGCAACTCGGAGTGCCTCATTTTTCTTCATGAGATTCAAAATATCTTCAGCACGTTGATCTCTAGCAATTTTCTGGTTTCCATATATCTGGCAAGCGAGCACATAGGTGTACTTCATGAGAGCAGCACCATCTTCCTGCCCTTTAAACAATTGGCTTACAGTACTGGTTCCTCTGTCTAACCTCCTTTGTGGTCGCCGCTGCAAACCACCATTCATGGGATACATGTCATTCTCATGCCTAACTGAACCAAAGGATGCAAGATGTTTTGTCCCCTCTGTAATGTCTACCTCGGAGGCAGTATCAAGAAAAGCAAGCATCTTCAGAGCCCTGTGGTAGTACATCATTCCCCTAACAGTCCGTGCTAAGGTCTGGCCTCTATATGAGGCCCAAAGTCGGAGCTCCTGATATTTTACAGTCCAaatctcatcatcatcagtCATTCCCTCCCTCCGCATACGTTCTAAGAAGTTCCCCCAATCATCTTCATAGATCTTTTGGAGATAAAACAAAATTGAGACACCATCTTCATTCTCGCGACGAAGCTGGTCCCTGTTGTACATCACATCCTCATTGTAGTATGGGGTTAAAACACTGAATGCCATCATCTTCTCAACTGTTGGAGCACGAGGCATATTCATGAATAgagagttgctgaagaaagttATACGCCGTTGAGCCTCAGGATTCTTTGGGACATTGTTCATAGAATCCCTGGATGTGAGAATTGTATGGAGGCGCCTCACCTGTTTATAGAAGCTAATATCATCATTGCTTGGGCATTTTATGACATCCTCAAAGAGGAGACTGGATTCCTGTGGACTTGATGGCGCTAGCCTCTCTTGCCTCAGCTGTTCCATgcccttctttttctttggaaaATCATGAATTGCAAATACATAAAGAGTCTGCAACGTATTAACTATCTTGGTCTGATCCTTCCTCTCCTGCAGCAGCAGTTCCACTAAGGTGATTAGATATGAATGGATTTCAGGTAACAGTTCTAGCTTATATTGTTCAGAAAAATTCCCATCCTTCATTGCATCATCAAATGCAAGGAACAACTGACTGACAATAACGTGCTCAACAGTTCTCTCCTCAATGATCTCCAGCAGTAAGTGACGTATACTGTCATAAGCTTCAATTACAGCACATCGCCTGTACTCATTGTTACATATCCTTGTCCAGTGTGCCCTGTCATCAGCTACCAGCTCTTTTGCCTGACTGAGAGCAAGAAGCAGCTCATTATTTAGCAGGAAGCACGGCCACCGTACCACACGAATTCTCCACACCACCGGTGGCAGCTCAAGTAGCTCAACTTCCTTGTCACTAACGATGTCCTCTTCTCTAAATGTCTGAATAATCTCATTCCATATCAGGGCAAACCTCTTAGCTTCGACCTCATTACCTTCAATCTTCCTATATGGCCGACCAAAGCCATATCTCAGCTTCAGACGATTGATAGCATCATACAGCTTGCTTCGGAGGCCACCACGCACAGCATCCAGGTGCTCTTCTGGCATCAAATTGAACTGCATTGCACTGGCAAAGAACTGGAACCTCAAGCGCAGTTGCTCAACACTGCGAATCTCCCCCAGATGTGAGAATAGCCCAATAAGTGCCCCCGTAAGTGATGAGAAGACTGCATACCATATCTGAATATCCATGAGATAAATAAGGACAACTGGAATCCACAGCAAGATTACAGCAATCCGCTCCGTGTGAGGCATAAACTCAAACCAGTTACGCCGGATGTCATGGAGGCTGAGAATTGTCTTTGTGGGCGCCACCATCGGCTTAATCTGGAGAAAGTAACTGAAGACAAACTTAGCAGTGAGAAGGCACACCCAGAATGTGCTATATTTGATGTTATCAACGAGGCCCTCCCTCACACCACGTCCAACAAATGTTCGGGTCTGGAACCACCAGGTGAGAACATATAGAATTCGCCAATTGGTTTTCTCCAGGAGATTGCGAATCCATGGGACGATGAAGAGCACAAGAGCAAGCACCTGCGGAATGATAAACACAGCAGCTGCCTCAAGGTAATTCAACACCCTGGTTTCGGCAGCAAAAGACCACCTGCGATCACGCCACCTCTGATCCCACATTCGAACATAGAGCACAGTGAATGTGATAGTCCATCCAACAGCAACAAGCACCTTGAGCACCATCCGGACAGCGAGCAATGTAGTCTCCCTCCTCACAAGACTGTATTGTGTGCCTGCATCGAGCACTGCCTGCACAATGCGCAGTGCAGCCCAGGTGATGAACACAGACAGCACCCGGACCTGGATGTCACGGTAGCGAAGGCTATCCCAAGGCTTGCGACCATCCCATGCAACAATCATCGCTGCTTGAAAGAACAGAATGAGCATCACCCAAACCCGATCAAAGCTGCGGTACACATTCCAGAATGACCTCTGCTCAACAAAACCAGTCTTGCCAATACGCCCAGAATTTCCTGGCGGTATAAAAAAATTCCTGGTCGGAGACAGGGGCCACTGGAGCCGCCTGAAAACTCTGCGGCTCCAGAAGTACTCATTCACATCATCATAATTCCTCCAGGCGGAGTGTGGTTTGGTCCCATTACGGCTAAATTCCACCTCGGCCTTGAGCACATTATAAATCGGCGTCACGACCTTCTCAAGGAAAGCATCCTCACCGTGCACCGCAGGAATAGATGGCCGCCCTGTCTCGACATCAACCGATTGGTCGATGACATGATTGAGGTCGAgtgccatgtagtggaagaTGTAGCAGAGGCACTCGGGCATGAACCTCAAATTGGCCGCCTCCCCCCAGATGAGGAGGTACAGAGCGGTGTAGAGTAGGTCGCGGCGCGTGTCAGGGCCGACCCCCTGGacccggcggccgccgctggGCACGTAGACGTGCGGCCTCTTGCCAAGGTACGAGCACCATGACTTGTAGTTCTTGAGGAGCTTCTTCCGGATGCCGCGCGCGACGGAGTGGTGCAGCACGTCGGCGGGGTGGTCGGTGGGGAGGGTCCCGCCGGCGCGGAGCTGCGCGTTGGCGAGGAGGAGCATGAGGTGCTCCCGCTGGTTGCGGACGTTGTGGAGCTGGAAGCCGAAGGTGGCGCCGAGCCAGTCGAAGAGGTCGGCGCGGAAGGCATCCCAGtcgcgggcgagcggcggcggcggcaggtccGCGGCGTGCGCCAGCGCCTCCACGGCCGCGCGCACCTCCGGGAACCGCAGCGACGGGTGCTCCCCGTGCATCACCACGTCCTGGATCGGGATGATGTTGTACGCCGCCGGCTCCGGGTACCCCGcacctcccaccgccgccgccgccgccgcggcggcggagcggcggttGCGGCGGAGGCTCATCCCTCACGCCTCGCGAAGCTGCAAAAAACGGGAAGAGGCGTCAGTGCCAAGCGCCTCGGTGACGAGCGCGAACCGAGAAATCAAGCCATTATtggcaggaggaggagcagtaCAGGGAATTGGGGGAGGAGGACTACGAGATTGCGATGACGCGATGCGGGGGTGAGGTGGGATTGGGAGTAATCATGTGATGGGATGAGCCGTTTGCGTTTGTTTGCTTCAGCTTTTTCAGGGAGGGGGAGACGGCGGAGTCGAGTGCTACTCGAGTGAAGTGTGATCCGGCCGCGAGGGTGGGCTGGCGTGGGGTTTGGTTTGGTTGGCTTGCTTTGCTTCTGGGGTTTCTAACCAGCCATGGGAATATGGGATGCGACGCCGAGCTAGTGTTTCTGTGCGCTGTATGTTCCGGTAGTGTTTCCCAATCCTTTCGAGGATGTTCTGGTGCTGGGTCATGTTCGTGCTTCCCTCTGATTTGGTAATTCGGCGCGCGTAAAAAGTGTTGGGGTTTGGAAATTCATCAGGGTGAGGAAGTGCTGCCGAATTTTAGCAAATTTGGAGCGAATTTATGTGAGTAGCACTGCAGAAGTAGGGTGGTTAGTGGTCTTGACTTCAGTAAAAAGGGAATCCAGGCGTGATAACTTTTGATTAAGGGTGACAAAGACCAAGAACTTTTGATATTGGGAGCCATCTGGCATTAGATTCTCCCAACTTTTTTTTACTACTACTTTCTACAAGTAGAAACAATTGGCTACGTGCCGTTCACGTGCCTGGTTCTCCATTAAAAATGACAGTGGCCGTCAGAACCGTGATTATCATATCATAAATTTCAAAACTCTACCGCTTCCAAGTGGTGAACACAGCTGAATAAAAGAGTTCCTAGGACCCAAAATGAACAAAAACTGAATGAATTCCAAAACGATTTTACTAGTATATCCTATCAAACTTAAGAGAGACGGCACCACAAAGACTCGGAAGCTTCATGACCTATCACCGATAACAACGGCTTTCTTTTGGGACCTATCATCGTGACACTTGTTCCATGACATTACGGAGGCTAATGCGCTAGTCCCTTCTGTTTCAAGCTCCTTACAAGCTTTTTTGTCTGCCTTTGCCATTTGTGCGCTGTCAGTTTTTTGTGCGGCACTAGAAAGCTAATCAGAAAGCGCAAAAACATCACTGTATTTGTCAACATAAAAAGTAGACGTAGATGACTAGATGAGGGTGAtcaatttcaattttcaaaCACTTATCTGCTAATCTGACGCGCAGCCGCAAGGCAGATACGCAAACACTAGCGCACTAGCGCACTAGGCAGAGGACGCCAGGACGGGTGGGGTGGGGTTCTGCTCGAATCGGAACAGAGGCGGCAGGCGAGCCGCCGGATCGGGGAATGGGACAATGGCAGGTGGGCCCAAGCACCGCCGCTCGTGGGTGGACCCGCTGCGACCAGACCACTTGACTCGCTCGCTCGTCGCTCCCCTCCACTGCTGATCCGCTCCCCCGCTGTGACCCTTTGACGTTTCCCCGTGAGATATAACGGGCACGCCCGCCACTGACGCTTTTGGGCCCACTCCTCAGCGCATGCGGATTAGATCGGCAACAGTGTACTAACAGTTAGGCTGAGACTGAGCCGCGGGCCCGGAAAGCACGGAGGGATGCACATTCTAACGCGGGCCCAATAGTCAGTGGGAAAAGAGGTCGTCGAGCCCGGTGGAGAGCGACGCCGGGCACGGCAGCAAAAGCTGGCGACATCCCTGGGATAAACACGTTGGCCTTCGGCCCGCCGCTTGGTGTTTTGGCGAGCGGATGGGTGCGATGGCGACAGACGGCGGCGTATTCACGGAACTGCCACTGAGCTCGCTCGGATCTTCTGCTTgctgctcctcccctcccccacccaAAACTAACCTCGGAACTGGACGAAATCCTCGGGCTGACGATCTACGGCAACGGTAAAAAGAGGGGGAAAAAATCTTGAACAGACAAAATGAGATAATTCTCAGTTTCTCACCGGACTACtcgaccgccgcctccgccgctccggCGAGGAGATTTGGCCTTCGTCTCTCTTTGCGAGCCCGCGGCCTGCGTTCCTGCCGCTCGATCCTTTCTACAGCTGAATTGGAGATAGAAATGGGAATCTGAGGGTATACGGCTGCGCGGGAGGAGATTTCGCAGCGGAACTGAAACGAACTCACGTACCCGTCTCGAGCAGGCGTTAGGTTtcctcctccgcttcctcgCGTTGCGCTCGCCGCTTGGCCTCCTTGCCCCGGGTTATCGCTCACTAGTCAGTCACTAGAGATGTTTTACGTTTCGCCGCGGAGAGGAGCAAGATGCTTTTGTGCTCTTCTCCGTTGGGCCGTGCAATTCTTGTATGACTAGACGAGAAATTATAAAGTTCCAAATCCCCTCCCCTCGCTACAGTCCAATCTATGCACACAGTACTTCCACATGCTCGCTGACGTGTAAACAAATGTAAATCATATGACCCATACCCGGTTGTTTCTGGAGATCTTCTTTAAACGAATAATTTGATCGAACGATACCTCGGAGCCGATAATCCAGCGAATAACAAACTGAGGTGAAAACAAATTTACCAGATAACAAACTTCCATGAAAACAAAATTTAGCATCAGGCGATCTCTAAGTAGAGGGGCAACAGTAGAGAATCATCACCTGACATTTCACACACCACAAAATGACAAGATACATGGCAATAATTTTGCTTCAGAATAGATCTGAATGGTCTGAATGGTCCAACTGGCATGATACGTTCGTAGTACACGTGTGCCGCAACAATTACATGAAACTCGCAGATTATATATGTACATCGTACAGACAAGTAGTACACGGCATCA
This window encodes:
- the LOC101752721 gene encoding callose synthase 11, coding for MSLRRNRRSAAAAAAAAVGGAGYPEPAAYNIIPIQDVVMHGEHPSLRFPEVRAAVEALAHAADLPPPPLARDWDAFRADLFDWLGATFGFQLHNVRNQREHLMLLLANAQLRAGGTLPTDHPADVLHHSVARGIRKKLLKNYKSWCSYLGKRPHVYVPSGGRRVQGVGPDTRRDLLYTALYLLIWGEAANLRFMPECLCYIFHYMALDLNHVIDQSVDVETGRPSIPAVHGEDAFLEKVVTPIYNVLKAEVEFSRNGTKPHSAWRNYDDVNEYFWSRRVFRRLQWPLSPTRNFFIPPGNSGRIGKTGFVEQRSFWNVYRSFDRVWVMLILFFQAAMIVAWDGRKPWDSLRYRDIQVRVLSVFITWAALRIVQAVLDAGTQYSLVRRETTLLAVRMVLKVLVAVGWTITFTVLYVRMWDQRWRDRRWSFAAETRVLNYLEAAAVFIIPQVLALVLFIVPWIRNLLEKTNWRILYVLTWWFQTRTFVGRGVREGLVDNIKYSTFWVCLLTAKFVFSYFLQIKPMVAPTKTILSLHDIRRNWFEFMPHTERIAVILLWIPVVLIYLMDIQIWYAVFSSLTGALIGLFSHLGEIRSVEQLRLRFQFFASAMQFNLMPEEHLDAVRGGLRSKLYDAINRLKLRYGFGRPYRKIEGNEVEAKRFALIWNEIIQTFREEDIVSDKEVELLELPPVVWRIRVVRWPCFLLNNELLLALSQAKELVADDRAHWTRICNNEYRRCAVIEAYDSIRHLLLEIIEERTVEHVIVSQLFLAFDDAMKDGNFSEQYKLELLPEIHSYLITLVELLLQERKDQTKIVNTLQTLYVFAIHDFPKKKKGMEQLRQERLAPSSPQESSLLFEDVIKCPSNDDISFYKQVRRLHTILTSRDSMNNVPKNPEAQRRITFFSNSLFMNMPRAPTVEKMMAFSVLTPYYNEDVMYNRDQLRRENEDGVSILFYLQKIYEDDWGNFLERMRREGMTDDDEIWTVKYQELRLWASYRGQTLARTVRGMMYYHRALKMLAFLDTASEVDITEGTKHLASFGSVRHENDMYPMNGGLQRRPQRRLDRGTSTVSQLFKGQEDGAALMKYTYVLACQIYGNQKIARDQRAEDILNLMKKNEALRVAYVDEVHHQGYTQYYSVLVKFDQGLQREVEIYRIRLPGPLKLGEGKPENQNHAIIFTRGDAVQTIDMNQDNYFEEALKMRNLLEQYDYYHGSRKPTLLGVREHVFTGSVSSLAWFMSAQETSFVTLGQRVLANPLKVRMHYGHPDVFDRLWFLTRGGLSKASRVINISEDIFAGFNCTLRGGNVSHHEYIQVGKGRDVGLNQISMFEAKVSSGNGEQTLSRDVYRLGHRLDFFRMLSVFYTTVGFYFNTMLVVLTVYTFVWGRLYLALSGLEAGIQGSANSTNNKALGTVLNQQFIIQIGLFTALPMIIENSLEQGFLPAIWDFFTMQMNFSSLFYTFSMGTKSHYYGRTILHGGAKYRATGRGFVVQHKSFAENYRLYARSHFIKAIELGIILTVYAAHSVIARNTLVYIVMNISSWFLVVSWIMAPFAFNPLGFDWLKTVYDFDDFMNWIWYPGSLFSKPDQSWEVWWFEEQDHLRTTGLWGKILEILLDLRYFFFQYGVVYQLKIANDSRSIAVYLLSWICVAVIFGVFVLMSYTRDKYAAKQHLYYRVVQTAVIILAVLVLILFLKFTKFEIVDIFTSLLAFIPTGWGLISIAQVIRPFIESTVVWNSVISVARLYEILLGVFVMAPVALLSWLPGFQEMQTRVLFNEGFSRGLQISRILTGKKANTA